The proteins below come from a single Acidovorax sp. NCPPB 4044 genomic window:
- a CDS encoding TlyA family RNA methyltransferase: protein MRADVFLVESGQAATRSQAQRLVAAGVQWRFAPSMPWHKVAKNGDDIPEGAEVQLLDAAEAKYLSRGGLKLEGALQATGLSVAGWRCLDVGQSTGGFTDCLLQQGAAQVIGVDVGHGQLHERLRNDPRVVGVEGLNARSLTAEDLREACEEALSERVERDPEDNDTQPVAPYSWMRNGGLVDDEYDDSDDAKEHEVEAFKAERDARARARADGALPTVRRRRPGREGVDVTPVFDLITGDVSFISLTLILPAVVPLLAAGGTLLMLVKPQFELQPGQVGKGGIVRDPALYAQVEQRLRESCAALGLDVLGWHGSAIEGGDGNREFFIHARRTA from the coding sequence ATGCGCGCGGATGTGTTTTTGGTGGAAAGCGGCCAGGCGGCGACCCGGTCGCAGGCGCAGCGGCTGGTGGCTGCCGGCGTGCAGTGGCGCTTCGCGCCCTCCATGCCCTGGCACAAGGTGGCGAAGAACGGCGACGACATCCCGGAGGGCGCCGAAGTGCAGTTGCTCGACGCGGCCGAGGCGAAGTACCTCTCGCGCGGCGGGCTCAAGCTCGAAGGGGCGTTGCAGGCCACGGGGCTGTCGGTGGCCGGCTGGCGCTGCCTGGACGTGGGCCAGAGCACCGGCGGCTTCACCGACTGCCTGCTGCAGCAGGGCGCGGCCCAGGTGATCGGCGTGGACGTGGGGCACGGTCAGTTGCACGAGCGCCTGCGCAACGACCCCCGCGTGGTGGGCGTCGAGGGGCTCAACGCACGCTCGCTCACCGCCGAAGACCTGCGGGAGGCCTGCGAGGAAGCGCTTTCCGAACGCGTCGAGCGCGACCCCGAGGACAACGACACCCAGCCGGTCGCCCCCTACAGCTGGATGCGCAACGGCGGCCTGGTCGACGATGAATACGACGACAGCGACGACGCCAAGGAGCATGAGGTGGAGGCCTTCAAGGCCGAGCGCGACGCCAGGGCGCGTGCGCGCGCCGATGGCGCCCTGCCCACCGTGCGCCGCCGCAGGCCCGGGCGGGAAGGCGTGGACGTGACGCCCGTGTTCGACCTCATCACCGGCGACGTGTCCTTCATCTCGCTCACGCTGATCCTGCCGGCGGTGGTGCCGCTGCTGGCCGCCGGCGGCACGTTGCTGATGCTGGTCAAGCCGCAATTCGAACTGCAGCCCGGGCAGGTGGGCAAGGGCGGCATCGTGCGCGACCCCGCACTCTACGCCCAGGTGGAGCAGCGCCTGCGCGAGAGCTGCGCCGCGCTGGGACTCGACGTGCTCGGCTGGCACGGCAGCGCCATCGAGGGCGGCGACGGCAACCGCGAATTCTTCATCCACGCACGGAGGACGGCATGA
- a CDS encoding peptide chain release factor 3, with amino-acid sequence MATATPYAPQVGVRRTFAIISHPDAGKTTLTEKLLLFSGAIQIAGAVKGRKASRHATSDWMEIEKQRGISVASSVMQMAYRDHVVNLLDTPGHKDFSEDTYRVLTAVDSALMVIDAANGVESQTRRLIEVCRQRDTPIITFVNKMDREVREPLDILDEVERELGMPCVPMTWPVGQGKSFGGIINLRTQAMTVFESGSERRPQDFEAIPLTDADALRARFGSTFDEALESMELAVGASPAWDHEAFLAGKQTPVFFGSGVNNFGVMEVLDALVDLAPPPRPRTSSLVVNRQPVEKTVLPEEAGFAGVVFKVQANMDANHRDRIAFVRVASGKYTPGMKLKVQRTAKELRPTSVVTFMSQRREAVEEAYAGDIIGFTTHGGVQLGDTITDGASLQFTGLPFFAPEMFMTVVLKNPLRTKQLQQGLAQLGEEGAIQVFKPDAGGNMLLGAVGQLQFEVVQHRLKAEYDCDVRLESCQYTGARWITADTPAELRAFTDAYPLRMAHDAADTLAYLCTSPYDVRLAQERFPKIHFHPLREHAGLALQAAG; translated from the coding sequence ATGGCCACCGCCACCCCTTACGCCCCGCAAGTCGGGGTCCGCCGCACTTTCGCGATCATCTCCCACCCCGACGCGGGCAAGACCACGCTCACCGAAAAGCTGCTGCTGTTCTCGGGCGCGATCCAGATCGCGGGCGCGGTGAAGGGCCGCAAGGCGAGCCGCCACGCCACCTCCGACTGGATGGAGATCGAGAAGCAGCGCGGCATCTCGGTGGCCTCATCGGTCATGCAGATGGCCTACCGCGACCATGTGGTGAACCTGCTCGACACGCCCGGCCACAAGGACTTCTCCGAAGACACCTACCGCGTGCTCACCGCCGTGGACTCGGCGCTGATGGTGATCGACGCGGCCAACGGGGTCGAGTCGCAGACGCGGCGGCTGATCGAGGTCTGCCGCCAGCGCGACACGCCGATCATCACCTTCGTCAACAAGATGGACCGCGAAGTGCGCGAGCCGCTGGACATCCTCGACGAAGTCGAGCGCGAGCTGGGCATGCCCTGCGTGCCCATGACCTGGCCCGTGGGCCAGGGCAAGAGCTTCGGCGGCATCATCAACCTGCGCACGCAGGCCATGACGGTGTTCGAGTCCGGCAGCGAGCGCCGGCCGCAAGACTTCGAGGCCATTCCGCTCACCGACGCCGATGCCCTGCGCGCACGCTTCGGCAGCACGTTCGACGAGGCGCTGGAGAGCATGGAGCTGGCCGTCGGCGCCTCTCCGGCCTGGGACCACGAGGCCTTCCTCGCCGGCAAGCAGACCCCCGTGTTCTTCGGCTCCGGCGTGAACAACTTCGGCGTGATGGAAGTGCTGGACGCGCTGGTGGACCTCGCGCCCCCGCCGCGCCCGCGCACCAGCAGCCTGGTGGTGAACAGGCAGCCGGTCGAGAAGACGGTGCTGCCCGAAGAAGCGGGCTTTGCCGGCGTGGTGTTCAAGGTGCAGGCCAACATGGACGCCAACCACCGAGACCGCATCGCCTTCGTGCGCGTGGCCTCGGGCAAGTACACGCCGGGCATGAAGCTCAAGGTGCAGCGCACGGCCAAGGAGCTGCGGCCCACGTCGGTCGTCACCTTCATGAGCCAGCGCCGCGAGGCGGTCGAGGAGGCCTACGCGGGCGACATCATCGGCTTCACCACGCACGGCGGCGTGCAGCTGGGCGACACCATCACCGACGGTGCCAGCCTGCAGTTCACGGGCCTGCCGTTCTTCGCGCCCGAGATGTTCATGACCGTGGTGCTGAAGAACCCGCTGCGCACCAAGCAGCTGCAGCAGGGCCTCGCCCAGCTCGGCGAGGAGGGCGCGATCCAGGTCTTCAAGCCCGATGCCGGCGGCAACATGCTGCTGGGCGCCGTGGGCCAGCTGCAGTTCGAAGTGGTGCAGCACCGCCTGAAGGCCGAATACGACTGCGACGTGCGCCTGGAGAGCTGCCAGTACACGGGCGCGCGCTGGATCACGGCCGACACGCCCGCCGAGCTGCGCGCGTTCACCGACGCCTACCCGCTGCGCATGGCGCACGACGCGGCCGACACGCTGGCCTACCTGTGCACCAGCCCCTACGACGTGCGGCTGGCGCAGGAGCGCTTCCCCAAGATCCATTTCCACCCGCTGCGCGAGCACGCCGGGCTGGCACTGCAGGCCGCCGGCTGA
- a CDS encoding HAD-IIB family hydrolase — MTSATLSRPAPDLQPLDRWRPPAGLIGVFTDIDDTLTTEGAITADALQALQALRHAGLAVIPVTGRPAGWSEPFALAWPVNAIVAENGAVAMSREPLAAAGGGMPPEALALHKLYQQDAATRAVQYARMQEVLARIEREVPGARRATDSAGRECDIAIDHSEFTQLPQAAIDAVVQRMRAEGMHATVSSIHINGWYGDHDKLAGARWIVRTLFGRALDAEIGRWVYVGDSTNDQAMFEAFPHSVGVANIARFVPQLTHRPRFVTHAERGAGFAEVAQAILQPNRPHAAGSIE; from the coding sequence ATGACGTCCGCCACGCTATCGCGCCCCGCTCCCGACCTGCAGCCGCTGGACCGGTGGCGCCCGCCCGCCGGCCTGATCGGCGTGTTCACCGACATCGACGACACGCTCACCACCGAAGGCGCCATCACCGCCGATGCGCTGCAGGCCCTGCAGGCGCTGCGCCATGCCGGCCTGGCGGTGATCCCCGTCACCGGCCGGCCGGCCGGCTGGAGCGAGCCCTTCGCCCTGGCATGGCCCGTGAACGCGATCGTGGCCGAGAACGGCGCCGTGGCGATGTCCCGCGAGCCCCTGGCCGCGGCGGGCGGGGGCATGCCGCCGGAGGCGCTGGCGCTGCACAAGCTCTACCAGCAGGACGCGGCCACGCGCGCAGTGCAGTACGCGCGCATGCAGGAGGTGCTCGCGCGCATCGAGCGCGAAGTCCCCGGCGCGCGCCGTGCCACCGATTCGGCGGGCCGCGAGTGCGACATCGCCATCGACCACAGCGAGTTCACGCAGCTGCCGCAGGCCGCCATCGACGCGGTCGTGCAGCGCATGCGCGCCGAGGGCATGCACGCCACGGTGAGCAGCATCCACATCAACGGCTGGTACGGCGACCACGACAAGCTCGCCGGTGCGCGCTGGATCGTGCGCACGCTGTTCGGCCGCGCGCTGGACGCGGAGATCGGCCGCTGGGTCTACGTGGGCGATTCCACCAACGACCAGGCGATGTTCGAGGCCTTCCCGCACAGCGTGGGCGTGGCCAACATCGCGCGCTTCGTGCCGCAGCTCACCCACCGGCCGCGCTTCGTCACGCACGCGGAGCGCGGGGCGGGCTTTGCGGAGGTGGCGCAGGCCATCTTGCAGCCAAATCGCCCTCATGCCGCTGGATCCATTGAATAG
- a CDS encoding acyltransferase family protein: MPPTQPRNLFDALRICAAVAVVFSHHFALTRTEPPSWLHSSMVGGVAVMTFFTISGYLVTLSWLREPRVFAFLWKRFLRIWPGVLLAVLTNIFVFGLVFTRLPAAEFLSHPGTIDYYRNLLLYREYVNLPGVFLANPYPQVMNGPLWTIPMETMCYAVLATLGVLGILRSRLAATLAGLAYLGYFLAAQNADFTGEMRHWFEYSAYFTCGALIALHRDAFLARAPQLLCMLAPVGVLLFFGLELEHSAGLVVLPPLLIYLGSRQAAPLPLARRVGDPSYGIYLYGFPIAQAVVALWPALPFGPSLLLTTALAFAAGMASWHLFESPALRLKRWTGAAWPLRTA, encoded by the coding sequence ATGCCTCCGACGCAACCCCGCAACCTGTTCGACGCGCTGCGCATCTGCGCGGCAGTGGCCGTGGTCTTCAGCCACCACTTCGCCCTCACGCGCACGGAGCCGCCCTCCTGGCTCCATTCCAGCATGGTGGGCGGCGTGGCCGTGATGACCTTCTTCACGATCAGCGGCTACCTCGTGACGCTGAGCTGGCTGCGCGAGCCGCGCGTGTTCGCCTTCCTCTGGAAGCGCTTCCTGCGCATCTGGCCCGGCGTGCTGCTGGCCGTGCTGACCAACATCTTCGTGTTCGGCCTCGTGTTCACGCGGCTGCCGGCCGCGGAATTCCTGTCGCACCCGGGAACGATCGACTACTACCGCAACCTGCTGCTCTACCGGGAATACGTCAACCTGCCCGGCGTGTTCCTGGCCAACCCCTACCCGCAGGTGATGAACGGGCCGCTCTGGACCATCCCGATGGAGACGATGTGCTACGCCGTGCTCGCCACCCTCGGCGTGCTGGGCATCCTGCGCTCGCGCCTCGCCGCCACGCTCGCAGGCCTGGCCTACCTCGGCTATTTCCTCGCCGCGCAGAATGCCGACTTCACCGGCGAGATGCGGCACTGGTTCGAGTATTCGGCGTATTTCACGTGTGGCGCGCTGATCGCCCTGCACCGCGACGCCTTCCTCGCGCGGGCGCCGCAACTGCTGTGCATGCTGGCGCCGGTGGGGGTGCTGCTGTTCTTCGGGCTGGAGCTGGAGCATTCGGCCGGCCTGGTGGTGCTGCCGCCGCTGCTGATCTACCTGGGTTCGCGCCAGGCCGCTCCCCTGCCGCTCGCACGGCGCGTGGGCGACCCCTCCTATGGCATCTACCTCTACGGCTTCCCGATCGCACAGGCGGTCGTGGCGCTGTGGCCGGCCCTGCCGTTCGGCCCGAGCCTGCTGCTGACCACGGCGCTCGCGTTCGCCGCGGGCATGGCATCGTGGCACCTCTTCGAATCCCCGGCGCTGCGGCTCAAGCGCTGGACGGGCGCGGCCTGGCCGCTGCGCACGGCCTGA
- a CDS encoding septal ring lytic transglycosylase RlpA family protein, translated as MHRAASAESLRHRAGLGAFVLCAMLTACAVAPTPVPDAVPPSAPAPPEAAGEGRAAKPAPRAPRPAAPRAPPDKEKDSTPPEREAPPSERAPADERPGAARDPEGDLSDFGEEGMASWYGARFHSRRTASGERFDMNDFTAAHRTLPFGTRVCVRSLVTGRSVQVRINDRGPHSPGRIVDLSRAAAQSLGLLGLGIKPVVLSPAPSDPDEPCPGS; from the coding sequence TTGCATCGCGCTGCCAGCGCTGAATCGCTGCGGCATCGCGCCGGGCTGGGGGCTTTCGTGCTGTGCGCCATGCTCACGGCCTGCGCTGTCGCGCCCACCCCGGTCCCCGATGCCGTGCCGCCATCCGCTCCGGCGCCCCCGGAGGCTGCCGGGGAAGGCCGGGCCGCGAAGCCCGCACCCCGCGCGCCGCGCCCTGCGGCACCGCGTGCCCCACCCGATAAAGAGAAGGACAGCACGCCTCCCGAGCGGGAAGCGCCGCCGAGCGAGCGGGCGCCTGCGGACGAGCGGCCCGGCGCCGCCCGCGACCCCGAAGGCGATCTGTCCGACTTCGGGGAAGAGGGCATGGCCTCCTGGTACGGCGCGCGTTTCCATAGCCGGCGCACGGCGAGCGGCGAACGCTTCGACATGAACGATTTCACCGCGGCGCACCGTACGCTGCCGTTCGGCACCCGGGTGTGCGTGCGCAGCCTGGTCACGGGGCGCTCGGTGCAGGTGCGCATCAACGACCGCGGCCCGCATTCCCCCGGCCGCATCGTGGACCTCAGCCGGGCGGCGGCGCAGTCGCTGGGCCTGCTGGGGCTGGGCATCAAGCCGGTGGTGCTGAGCCCGGCGCCCTCCGACCCGGACGAGCCCTGCCCGGGCTCGTGA
- a CDS encoding DUF4124 domain-containing protein — MIPALAPPLVAAVLCATLSPLAGAQARYSCRDNAGNVFSLSRPCPAGTVTTAVMAGPVAAPPAPSPRYEPAPVRTAVPDGPDYRKYMSAQCRSLHDTLRTGPSRGLPYDVLNGMRREYERDCREDESEASMRLSREQREARQLRRDEIRQAEVAEQAARADTVRRAEQCAESRRILVAKRARTDLTEGEKKDLTRFEEAFASRCQR; from the coding sequence ATGATTCCCGCTCTTGCTCCTCCGCTGGTGGCCGCCGTGCTGTGCGCCACGCTTTCACCGTTGGCCGGTGCCCAGGCCCGGTACAGCTGCCGCGACAACGCGGGCAACGTCTTCTCGCTCTCGCGGCCGTGCCCCGCGGGCACGGTCACCACCGCGGTCATGGCCGGCCCCGTGGCCGCCCCGCCCGCGCCGTCCCCGCGGTACGAACCCGCTCCGGTGCGGACCGCCGTGCCCGACGGGCCGGACTACCGCAAGTACATGAGTGCCCAGTGCCGGTCGCTGCACGACACGCTCCGCACGGGCCCCTCCCGCGGCCTGCCGTACGACGTGCTGAACGGCATGCGCCGCGAATACGAACGCGACTGCCGCGAGGACGAAAGCGAGGCCTCGATGCGGCTTTCCCGCGAACAGCGCGAGGCCCGCCAACTGCGCCGCGACGAGATCCGGCAGGCCGAGGTCGCCGAACAGGCCGCGCGCGCGGACACCGTCCGCCGTGCGGAGCAGTGCGCCGAGTCGCGCCGCATCCTGGTGGCCAAGCGCGCCCGCACCGATCTCACCGAAGGTGAAAAAAAGGATTTGACGCGTTTTGAAGAGGCTTTTGCATCGCGCTGCCAGCGCTGA
- the metF gene encoding methylenetetrahydrofolate reductase [NAD(P)H], whose translation MSLSAGSPAFPVSFEFFPPKTPEGADKLRAVRQQLYVRKPEFCSVTYGAGGSTQEGTFGTVREILAEGVQAASHFSCIGATRESVRTQLAQLKAMGVSRLVALRGDLPSGYGAGGEFQYASDLVAFIRAETGEDFHIEVAAYPEVHPQARSPEADLQAFAAKVRAGAHSAITQYFFNADAYWRFVDDVRALGLDVPVVPGIMPILGSTQLMRFSDACGAEIPRWIRLRLQGFGDDSASIRAFGLDVVSALCERLRAGGVPALHFYTMNQSAATLELCRRLGL comes from the coding sequence ATGAGCCTTTCCGCAGGGTCGCCGGCCTTTCCGGTCAGTTTCGAATTCTTCCCGCCCAAGACGCCCGAGGGCGCGGACAAGCTGCGCGCCGTGCGCCAGCAGCTCTACGTGCGCAAGCCCGAGTTCTGCTCGGTCACCTACGGTGCGGGCGGCTCCACCCAGGAAGGCACCTTCGGGACCGTGCGCGAGATCCTGGCCGAGGGCGTGCAGGCCGCGTCGCACTTCTCGTGCATCGGCGCCACGCGCGAGAGCGTGCGCACGCAGCTCGCGCAGCTCAAGGCCATGGGCGTGTCGCGCCTGGTGGCCCTGCGCGGCGACCTGCCGAGCGGCTACGGCGCGGGCGGCGAATTCCAGTACGCGAGCGATCTCGTCGCCTTCATCCGCGCCGAGACGGGCGAGGATTTCCACATCGAGGTCGCGGCCTACCCGGAAGTCCATCCCCAGGCCCGCTCGCCGGAAGCCGACCTGCAGGCCTTTGCCGCCAAGGTGCGCGCGGGCGCGCATTCGGCCATCACCCAGTATTTCTTCAACGCCGACGCCTATTGGCGCTTCGTGGACGACGTGCGCGCGCTGGGCCTGGACGTGCCCGTGGTGCCGGGGATCATGCCGATCCTGGGGTCCACGCAGCTCATGCGCTTCTCGGATGCGTGCGGCGCGGAGATCCCGCGGTGGATCCGCCTGCGGCTGCAGGGCTTCGGCGACGATTCCGCCAGCATCCGTGCCTTCGGGCTCGACGTGGTGAGCGCGCTGTGCGAGCGGCTGCGCGCGGGCGGCGTGCCCGCGCTGCACTTCTACACCATGAACCAGAGCGCGGCGACGCTGGAACTCTGCCGCCGGCTGGGGCTGTGA
- the ahcY gene encoding adenosylhomocysteinase codes for MSAVLKTSADQAIADISLADWGHKEIRIAETEMPGLMAIRDEFAASQPLKGARITGSLHMTIQTAVLIETLKALGADVRWASCNIFSTQDHAAAAIAAGGTPVFAIKGESLEDYWDYTHRIFEFGAKGTPGEGPNMILDDGGDATLLMHLGQRAEKDLSVVANPTSEEERILFAAIKAKIAQDATWYTRKSAEIIGVTEETTTGVHRLNEMSAKGTLLFRAINVNDSVTKSKFDNLYGCRESLVDGIKRATDVMIAGKVALVAGYGDVGKGCAQALAALRAQVWVTEIDPINALQAAMEGYKVVTMEYAADKADIFVTTTGNKDVIRHEHMVAMKNEAIVCNIGHFDNEIDVASIEKYQWEEVKPQVDHVIFPDGKRITLLAKGRLVNLGCATGHPSFVMSSSFANQTIAQIELFTRQDAYQAGKVYVLPKILDEKVARLHLKKVGAQLTELTDTQAAYIGVKKEGPYKPDTYRY; via the coding sequence ATGAGCGCAGTTCTCAAGACCTCGGCCGATCAGGCCATTGCCGACATTTCCCTGGCCGATTGGGGCCACAAGGAAATCCGCATCGCCGAAACCGAAATGCCCGGCCTGATGGCCATCCGCGACGAGTTCGCGGCCAGCCAGCCCCTGAAGGGCGCCCGCATCACCGGCTCGCTGCACATGACCATCCAGACGGCGGTGCTGATCGAGACGCTCAAGGCCCTGGGCGCCGACGTGCGCTGGGCTTCGTGCAACATCTTCTCCACGCAGGACCACGCCGCTGCCGCCATCGCCGCGGGCGGCACCCCGGTGTTCGCCATCAAGGGTGAGTCGCTCGAAGACTACTGGGACTACACCCACCGCATCTTCGAATTCGGCGCCAAGGGCACGCCCGGCGAAGGCCCGAACATGATCCTGGACGACGGCGGCGACGCCACGCTGCTGATGCACCTGGGCCAGCGCGCCGAGAAGGACCTGTCCGTGGTGGCCAACCCCACCAGCGAGGAAGAGCGCATCCTGTTCGCCGCCATCAAGGCCAAGATCGCCCAGGATGCCACCTGGTACACCCGCAAGTCGGCCGAGATCATCGGCGTGACCGAGGAAACCACCACCGGCGTGCACCGCCTGAACGAGATGTCCGCCAAGGGCACGCTGCTGTTCCGTGCGATCAACGTGAACGACTCGGTCACCAAGAGCAAGTTCGACAACCTGTACGGCTGCCGCGAGTCGCTGGTGGACGGCATCAAGCGCGCCACCGACGTGATGATCGCCGGCAAGGTGGCCCTGGTGGCCGGCTACGGCGACGTGGGCAAGGGCTGCGCCCAGGCGCTGGCCGCCCTGCGCGCCCAGGTGTGGGTGACCGAGATCGACCCCATCAACGCTCTGCAGGCGGCGATGGAAGGCTACAAGGTCGTCACCATGGAATACGCCGCCGACAAGGCCGACATCTTCGTGACCACCACGGGCAACAAGGACGTGATCCGCCACGAGCACATGGTGGCGATGAAGAACGAGGCCATCGTCTGCAACATCGGCCACTTCGACAACGAGATCGATGTCGCATCGATCGAGAAGTACCAGTGGGAAGAAGTGAAGCCACAGGTGGACCACGTGATCTTCCCCGACGGCAAGCGCATCACGCTGCTGGCCAAGGGCCGCCTCGTGAACCTGGGCTGCGCCACGGGCCATCCGAGCTTCGTGATGTCCAGCTCGTTCGCGAACCAGACCATCGCGCAGATCGAGCTGTTCACCCGCCAGGACGCCTACCAGGCCGGCAAGGTCTACGTGCTGCCCAAGATCCTCGACGAGAAGGTCGCGCGCCTGCATCTGAAGAAGGTCGGCGCCCAGCTCACCGAGCTGACCGACACCCAGGCGGCCTACATCGGCGTCAAGAAGGAAGGGCCGTACAAGCCCGACACCTACCGCTACTGA
- a CDS encoding glycosyltransferase family 2 protein, producing MSTTQQRAMTIAVAIPCYKVTQHVLEVIRTVPASVTRIYAVDDACPEGSGAFIQAHCTDPRVRVLFNPENRGVGGAVVTAYHQAIADGMDIVVKIDGDGQMNPLLLPHFVRPIQAGRADYTKGNRFFRPESVRGMPPVRLFGNAVLSFMTKMSCGYWPIMDPTNGYTAIHTSVLRELPLDKLERRYFFETDMLFRLNTLRAVVRDVPMDSVYADEESNLKIGRVLPEFLKKHTSRLLRRYAYSYFVRDFNAGSIYSIFGLLLLVWGCVFGALRWIGSAVGDHPATSGTVMLAALPVMVGIQFLVAFLHHDVSSVPTEPLSPQLADYGVDEPAPAAPAEAVR from the coding sequence ATGAGCACGACGCAGCAGCGCGCAATGACGATCGCCGTGGCGATCCCCTGCTACAAGGTGACGCAGCACGTGCTGGAGGTGATCCGCACGGTGCCGGCGTCGGTTACCCGCATCTACGCGGTGGACGATGCCTGCCCCGAGGGCAGCGGCGCGTTCATCCAGGCCCATTGCACCGACCCGCGCGTGCGCGTGCTGTTCAACCCCGAGAACCGGGGCGTGGGCGGCGCCGTGGTGACCGCCTACCACCAGGCCATCGCGGACGGCATGGACATCGTGGTGAAGATCGACGGCGACGGCCAGATGAACCCGCTGCTGCTGCCGCATTTCGTGCGGCCCATCCAGGCCGGGCGCGCCGACTACACCAAGGGCAACCGGTTCTTCCGGCCCGAATCGGTGCGCGGCATGCCGCCGGTGCGCCTCTTCGGCAACGCCGTGCTCTCGTTCATGACCAAGATGAGCTGCGGCTACTGGCCCATCATGGACCCGACCAACGGCTACACCGCCATCCACACCAGCGTGCTGCGCGAGCTGCCGCTCGACAAGCTGGAGCGGCGCTATTTCTTCGAGACGGACATGCTGTTCCGCCTCAACACGCTGCGCGCCGTGGTGCGCGACGTGCCGATGGACTCGGTGTACGCCGACGAGGAATCGAACCTCAAGATCGGCCGCGTGCTGCCCGAATTCCTCAAGAAGCACACGTCGCGCCTGCTGCGCCGCTATGCGTACAGCTACTTCGTGCGCGACTTCAACGCAGGCTCGATCTACAGCATCTTCGGCCTGCTCCTGCTGGTCTGGGGCTGCGTGTTCGGGGCCCTGCGCTGGATCGGCAGCGCCGTCGGCGACCACCCCGCGACGAGCGGCACCGTGATGCTGGCCGCGCTGCCCGTCATGGTGGGCATCCAGTTCCTGGTCGCCTTCCTGCACCACGACGTGAGCAGCGTGCCGACCGAGCCGCTCAGCCCGCAGCTGGCGGACTACGGCGTGGATGAACCCGCCCCTGCCGCCCCGGCGGAGGCCGTGCGGTGA
- a CDS encoding Bug family tripartite tricarboxylate transporter substrate binding protein, which translates to MQRRRWIQWGAAAALAPTLSARAQGFPARPVKLVIAFPAGGPTDITMRVLADNASKVLGQPVIVDNKPGAGGTLPAQMLQSSPADGYTVAQIPLGVFRMPYTTKINWDPVKDISYIINVTGYAFGVVVPADSPFKTWADFVAYAKANPGKLSYGSTGALTSPHLTMERAAQQLGLQLLHVPYKGSADLMQAILGGQIMAAADSTGFAPQVEAGKLRVLNTWGAERLAKFPDAPTLRELGIDIVQNSPFGIGAPKGTPPDVVRRLHDAFKAAMDQESYRSALARYDMVPIYMDTAAYRQFAQDTYAREKAVIDKLGLAKAQ; encoded by the coding sequence ATGCAGCGACGCCGTTGGATCCAGTGGGGGGCCGCCGCCGCCCTCGCGCCCACCCTGTCCGCCCGGGCCCAGGGTTTTCCAGCGCGGCCGGTGAAGCTGGTGATCGCCTTCCCCGCGGGCGGCCCCACGGACATCACCATGCGTGTGCTGGCCGACAACGCGTCCAAGGTGCTGGGCCAGCCGGTCATCGTCGACAACAAGCCCGGCGCGGGCGGCACGCTGCCGGCGCAGATGCTGCAGTCGTCGCCGGCCGACGGCTACACCGTGGCGCAGATCCCGCTGGGCGTGTTCCGCATGCCCTACACGACCAAGATCAACTGGGACCCGGTCAAGGACATCAGCTACATCATCAACGTGACCGGTTATGCCTTCGGCGTGGTGGTGCCGGCCGATTCGCCGTTCAAGACCTGGGCGGACTTCGTGGCCTATGCCAAGGCCAACCCGGGCAAGCTCAGCTATGGCTCGACCGGCGCGCTGACCAGCCCGCACCTGACCATGGAGCGCGCGGCCCAGCAGCTCGGCCTGCAGTTGCTGCACGTGCCCTACAAGGGCAGCGCGGACCTGATGCAGGCGATCCTCGGCGGGCAGATCATGGCCGCGGCCGACTCCACGGGCTTCGCGCCGCAGGTGGAGGCCGGCAAGCTGCGGGTGCTGAACACCTGGGGGGCCGAGCGGCTCGCGAAATTCCCCGATGCCCCGACGCTGCGGGAGCTGGGCATCGACATCGTGCAGAACTCGCCCTTCGGCATCGGCGCGCCCAAGGGCACGCCGCCGGACGTGGTGCGCCGCCTGCACGACGCGTTCAAGGCCGCGATGGACCAGGAAAGCTACCGCAGCGCGCTCGCGCGCTACGACATGGTGCCGATCTACATGGACACGGCCGCCTACCGGCAGTTCGCCCAGGACACCTACGCCCGCGAGAAGGCGGTGATCGACAAGCTGGGGCTGGCCAAGGCGCAATAG